The following proteins are encoded in a genomic region of Candidatus Deferrimicrobiaceae bacterium:
- the sucD gene encoding succinate--CoA ligase subunit alpha: MSIWVDKNTKLLVQGITGSVGAFHTKQMLEYGTKIVGGVTPGKAGSKIEGVPVFHTVADAVKATGANATVVYVPPAFAGDAICEATDAGIDLVVCITEGIPILDMVKVKRYMEGKKTRLIGPNCPGIITPGECKIGIMPGYIHKPGTIGIVSRSGTLTYEAVHQVTTLGMGQTTCIGIGGDPVNGTNFIDVLSAFQEDPKTEAVILIGEIGGTAEEEAAAFVKSKMTKPVVGFVAGQTAPKGKRMGHAGAIISGGKGTAAEKIEAFRAVGISVSEAPSDLGITLLRRLGKKVH; this comes from the coding sequence ATGAGCATCTGGGTCGACAAGAACACGAAACTTCTGGTGCAGGGGATCACCGGCTCGGTGGGGGCCTTCCACACCAAGCAGATGCTGGAATACGGCACGAAGATCGTCGGCGGCGTCACCCCCGGAAAGGCAGGGTCGAAGATCGAGGGAGTCCCGGTGTTCCATACGGTGGCGGACGCGGTCAAAGCGACGGGAGCCAACGCGACCGTCGTCTACGTCCCCCCCGCCTTCGCCGGGGACGCCATCTGCGAGGCGACAGACGCCGGGATCGACCTGGTCGTCTGCATCACGGAGGGGATTCCCATCCTCGATATGGTGAAGGTGAAGAGGTACATGGAGGGAAAGAAGACACGGCTGATCGGGCCGAACTGCCCTGGCATCATCACGCCGGGGGAGTGCAAGATCGGGATCATGCCGGGATATATCCATAAGCCGGGAACGATCGGCATCGTTTCCCGGTCCGGAACGCTCACGTACGAGGCCGTCCACCAGGTGACCACCCTGGGGATGGGGCAGACCACCTGCATCGGCATCGGAGGAGATCCCGTGAACGGGACGAACTTCATCGACGTCCTCTCTGCCTTCCAGGAGGATCCGAAAACCGAGGCGGTGATCCTGATCGGCGAGATCGGCGGGACGGCCGAGGAGGAGGCGGCGGCCTTCGTCAAGTCGAAGATGACCAAGCCCGTCGTTGGATTCGTGGCGGGCCAGACGGCACCCAAGGGGAAGAGGATGGGGCACGCGGGCGCCATCATCTCCGGTGGGAAAGGGACCGCGGCGGAAAAGATCGAGGCGTTCCGGGCGGTGGGAATATCGGTATCCGAGGCGCCCTCGGATCTGGGGATCACGCTGTTGAGACGGCTCGGCAAGAAAGTCCACTAG
- a CDS encoding 4Fe-4S binding protein, with amino-acid sequence MAVTAQGKETAVEKIEATENEKVKISIIPRFCKGCEICVKLCPTKVLGMEMFLVKVVDIDACNSCMLCELRCPDFAIFIDKKTIDKKSTEIQEIPKGE; translated from the coding sequence ATGGCGGTGACGGCCCAGGGAAAAGAAACGGCGGTGGAGAAGATCGAGGCGACGGAAAACGAGAAGGTGAAGATCAGCATCATCCCGCGCTTTTGCAAGGGGTGCGAGATCTGCGTCAAGCTCTGCCCCACGAAGGTGCTGGGCATGGAGATGTTCCTGGTGAAGGTGGTCGACATCGACGCGTGCAATTCCTGCATGTTATGCGAGCTGCGGTGCCCCGACTTTGCCATCTTCATCGACAAGAAAACAATCGACAAGAAAAGTACGGAAATACAAGAAATCCCAAAAGGAGAATAA